One Nocardioidaceae bacterium SCSIO 66511 genomic window carries:
- a CDS encoding flavin reductase family protein yields MPQPVDQSAFRGALGRFASGVTVVTTRIDGKDHALTASAFTSVALDPPLVLVCIDHKNRFHAAVDKSRTWAVSILSEDNQAAATWFATRGRPLDNQLHRVEHRPAKTIDAVLIDGALAWLECETWQTYDGVDHTIVVGKVLHAEVGDGDDPLLYYRSHYASLVRSEESEKTSGDSSAD; encoded by the coding sequence GTGCCTCAACCCGTTGACCAGTCTGCGTTCCGGGGCGCGCTCGGGAGGTTCGCGAGCGGCGTCACGGTCGTCACTACCCGGATCGACGGCAAGGATCACGCTCTCACCGCGAGCGCATTCACCTCCGTCGCCCTCGATCCACCGCTCGTACTCGTCTGCATCGACCACAAGAACCGGTTCCATGCTGCGGTCGACAAGTCGCGCACGTGGGCGGTTTCCATCCTTTCCGAGGACAACCAGGCCGCGGCAACCTGGTTCGCCACCCGCGGCCGTCCGCTCGACAACCAGCTGCACCGGGTAGAGCACCGCCCGGCGAAGACGATCGACGCGGTGCTCATCGACGGTGCGCTCGCTTGGTTGGAATGCGAGACCTGGCAGACCTACGACGGGGTCGACCACACGATCGTCGTCGGAAAGGTCCTGCACGCCGAGGTCGGCGACGGCGATGACCCGCTGCTCTACTACCGCTCCCACTACGCGAGCCTCGTACGCTCCGAGGAGAGCGAGAAGACCTCCGGCGACTCTTCGGCCGACTGA
- a CDS encoding DUF6113 family protein: protein MPARQLLVRAAFGVAGAVVCLAALIAHRHVWSPFGVELPWGLALSLTASYLVVRAAALLDDRPIGAICAAVGWAVMFMYLFSGRPEGDYLFASDWIGYTMLIGGLVVVGAAVVVSMTGPRPTSGKTAPTI, encoded by the coding sequence GTGCCCGCTCGACAGCTGTTGGTACGCGCGGCGTTCGGCGTTGCCGGCGCGGTCGTCTGTCTTGCGGCGCTCATCGCACACCGCCACGTCTGGTCTCCGTTCGGCGTCGAGCTGCCGTGGGGTCTGGCGCTGTCGCTGACCGCGTCGTATCTCGTGGTCCGCGCGGCAGCTCTGCTCGACGACCGGCCGATCGGTGCGATCTGCGCCGCGGTCGGTTGGGCGGTCATGTTCATGTATCTGTTCAGCGGCCGCCCTGAGGGCGACTACCTCTTCGCCTCCGACTGGATCGGTTACACCATGCTGATCGGCGGTCTCGTCGTCGTCGGCGCTGCCGTTGTCGTTTCGATGACCGGTCCCCGGCCGACCTCCGGAAAGACAGCGCCTACGATTTAG
- the mshB gene encoding N-acetyl-1-D-myo-inositol-2-amino-2-deoxy-alpha-D-glucopyranoside deacetylase, with amino-acid sequence MTDRRLLLVHAHPDDETIGNGATMAKYAAEGAQVTLVTCTLGELGEVLVPELAHLAADQDDGLGEHRIGELTKAMEILGVNDHRFLGGAGRYRDSGMIHTDDGAAAVPPDVSDDSFWRADLLEAALHLVEVIREVRPQVLLTYDEFGAYGHPDHVQAHRVAHYAASLAAVPSYRRDLGEAWDIPKIYWNAMSASRMREGLRAIRATGDTTTFEGMDPDGQLPPMVSEDIDLDAEIDGTAYVEAKLDAMRAHATQITDDSPFFAFSNDIGNQVWGVEHYRLAKGASSAPDGELESDLFGGVA; translated from the coding sequence ATGACAGATCGCCGCCTCCTGCTCGTACATGCCCACCCCGACGACGAGACCATCGGCAACGGCGCCACGATGGCCAAATACGCGGCAGAGGGCGCTCAGGTCACGTTGGTGACCTGCACTCTCGGTGAGCTCGGCGAGGTGCTCGTACCCGAGCTGGCGCATCTGGCCGCCGATCAGGACGACGGACTCGGGGAGCACCGCATCGGTGAGCTGACCAAGGCGATGGAGATCCTCGGCGTGAACGACCATCGCTTCCTCGGCGGCGCAGGGCGTTACCGCGACTCGGGCATGATCCACACCGACGACGGCGCCGCGGCGGTTCCGCCCGATGTCAGCGACGACTCGTTCTGGCGTGCCGATCTGCTCGAGGCTGCCTTGCATCTGGTGGAGGTCATCCGCGAGGTACGCCCGCAGGTCCTGCTCACGTACGACGAGTTCGGCGCGTACGGGCATCCCGACCATGTGCAGGCTCACCGGGTCGCCCACTATGCGGCGAGCCTGGCCGCAGTCCCGTCGTATCGACGCGACCTCGGCGAAGCGTGGGACATCCCGAAGATCTACTGGAATGCGATGTCTGCCTCGCGCATGCGCGAAGGCCTTCGCGCGATCCGCGCAACCGGCGACACCACGACGTTCGAGGGCATGGACCCCGATGGTCAGTTGCCGCCGATGGTCTCCGAAGACATCGACCTCGATGCCGAGATCGACGGCACGGCGTACGTTGAGGCGAAGCTGGACGCGATGCGCGCTCATGCGACTCAGATCACCGACGACAGCCCGTTCTTCGCGTTCTCGAACGACATCGGCAACCAGGTCTGGGGTGTGGAGCACTACCGGCTCGCCAAGGGCGCGAGCTCCGCGCCTGACGGCGAACTGGAGTCCGACCTGTTCGGCGGCGTGGCGTAG
- a CDS encoding prolyl oligopeptidase family serine peptidase — MTDAVSFPRLYARTLRFTLGTPRNLRVTPDGERVLFVRTPSGTSRTGALWSYDVADASERLVADPDVLLGELGEQLSAEERARRERSRETASGIVGYTIDAAATVAVFALSGSAWIADLSGEGARELPSTGAVIDPHIDPTGRTIAYASGSSLRVIDADGANDRALVEPDNDDVVWGQAEFVAAEEMERYRGFWWAPDGRSLLVERYDNSAVPVWYVADPANPDTEPVAHRYPAAGSANADVSLWHIGLDGTRRRIDWDSDAYPYLTRVSWGPTGSPLLQVMSRDQRTAQICDIDIESGSTTLVRELHDDTWLDLFIGAPAYAPDGRLVTVEPDSDTNRVALDGEPISPVGLQVRTILSIDDRGILVAANDDPTELHLVRIGLDGSVNRLTAGGGVHGGSAAESTMVVVRSALDLDASTVTVYRDGGEIGQISNLAEDPGFRARVESVTVGERNLHAAVLFPRDHRPGSRRLPVLMDPYGGPHALRNVKSARAFLLPQWLADQGFCVIVSDGRGTPGRGPAWDRAIRDDFVGATLDDQVDVLAGVAHAYPDDLDTSRVAMTGWSYGGYLSALAVLRRPDVFHAGVAGAPVTDWRLYDTFYTERYLGHPDDQPDVYDRNSLSELAGGLERPLMIIHGLVDDNVVVAHSLRLSSALLAAGKPHEVLPLTGVTHMTPQEKVAENLQVLQVEFIKRSLGVG; from the coding sequence ATGACTGACGCCGTCTCGTTTCCTCGGTTGTACGCCCGCACGCTCCGCTTCACGCTCGGCACTCCGCGCAACCTGCGCGTGACGCCGGACGGTGAGCGAGTCCTGTTCGTTCGTACCCCGTCCGGAACGTCTCGTACGGGCGCCCTCTGGTCGTACGACGTGGCCGATGCGAGCGAGCGGCTCGTCGCCGACCCCGATGTTCTCCTCGGTGAACTCGGCGAGCAGCTCTCGGCAGAGGAGCGCGCCCGACGGGAGCGCAGCCGGGAAACCGCGAGCGGCATCGTCGGCTACACGATCGACGCCGCGGCGACCGTCGCGGTATTCGCACTCTCCGGATCTGCCTGGATCGCAGACCTTTCCGGCGAGGGCGCCAGAGAGCTCCCGTCGACCGGCGCAGTGATCGATCCGCACATCGATCCGACGGGCCGCACGATCGCCTATGCGAGCGGCAGTTCGCTGCGGGTGATCGATGCGGACGGCGCGAACGACCGTGCACTCGTCGAGCCCGACAACGACGACGTCGTCTGGGGTCAGGCGGAGTTCGTGGCAGCTGAGGAGATGGAGCGCTACCGCGGATTCTGGTGGGCGCCCGACGGTCGATCCCTGCTCGTCGAGCGCTACGACAACAGCGCGGTACCTGTTTGGTACGTGGCTGACCCGGCCAATCCCGATACCGAACCGGTCGCCCACCGCTACCCTGCTGCCGGTTCGGCCAACGCCGACGTCAGCCTATGGCACATCGGCCTCGACGGTACGCGTCGGCGAATCGACTGGGATTCCGATGCGTACCCGTACCTCACGCGGGTCAGCTGGGGGCCGACCGGCTCGCCGCTACTCCAGGTGATGTCGCGCGACCAGCGCACCGCGCAGATCTGCGACATCGACATCGAGTCGGGCTCAACGACGCTCGTACGCGAGCTGCACGACGACACCTGGCTCGATCTGTTCATCGGCGCGCCCGCGTACGCACCCGACGGTCGACTCGTCACCGTCGAACCCGATTCAGACACGAACCGGGTAGCGCTCGACGGCGAACCGATCAGCCCGGTCGGCCTGCAGGTACGCACGATCCTCAGCATCGACGACCGCGGCATTCTGGTCGCCGCGAACGACGACCCGACCGAGCTGCACCTCGTACGCATCGGACTCGACGGGTCGGTCAACCGACTGACTGCCGGCGGAGGCGTGCACGGTGGCTCGGCAGCAGAGTCCACGATGGTCGTCGTACGCTCGGCTCTGGACCTCGATGCCAGCACCGTGACGGTGTATCGAGACGGCGGCGAGATCGGCCAGATCTCCAACCTGGCAGAGGATCCGGGATTCCGTGCGCGGGTCGAATCCGTGACGGTCGGCGAGCGGAACCTACACGCGGCCGTGCTGTTCCCTCGCGACCACCGCCCGGGCTCCCGTCGGCTCCCGGTGCTGATGGACCCCTATGGCGGCCCGCACGCGCTGCGCAACGTGAAATCTGCGCGCGCCTTCCTCCTGCCGCAATGGCTCGCAGACCAAGGCTTCTGCGTGATCGTCTCCGACGGTCGCGGCACACCAGGTCGCGGCCCAGCCTGGGATCGCGCAATCCGTGACGACTTCGTCGGCGCAACGCTCGACGATCAAGTCGACGTGCTCGCCGGAGTGGCACACGCGTACCCCGACGACCTCGACACGAGCCGAGTTGCGATGACCGGCTGGTCGTACGGCGGCTATCTGTCTGCCCTCGCCGTGCTTCGCCGACCGGACGTCTTCCATGCCGGCGTCGCCGGCGCACCCGTCACCGACTGGCGCCTCTACGACACCTTCTACACCGAGCGCTACCTCGGACACCCAGACGACCAACCCGACGTGTACGACCGCAACTCCCTCAGCGAACTCGCCGGCGGCCTCGAGCGGCCGTTGATGATCATCCACGGCCTGGTCGACGACAACGTCGTCGTCGCACATTCGCTGCGGCTCTCGTCGGCGCTACTCGCGGCCGGGAAGCCGCATGAGGTGCTCCCGCTCACCGGTGTCACGCATATGACCCCGCAGGAGAAGGTCGCCGAGAACCTGCAAGTGCTGCAGGTGGAGTTCATCAAGCGGAGCTTGGGGGTTGGGTAG
- a CDS encoding HNH endonuclease, with amino-acid sequence MFEPQTYTRLRDLAGRAANASDAVGLATDEQLCGALRDLQSALDLLDGVRASLFAQLKESEAHKSDGASTVAGWARQELRMGLGESRRHTKAGQTLKTLPKVAAALDAGTIRGAHVDEFTVGVTKVGVDIMTNLQDVLLPIARECEPRDLRVAINELNDIVNCEERDKAYQRGMNKRDIRVDKCGDGYYVSGMLDPVTGAKFSQWLKTVSMPEYDGDDRPPSDRRVDGLGRMLDDQNTPPPPEDNQQQTSDEQPGEQEEQQPGQEPSRPRRRADTTLLVLADLETLLRLPGARPATLVGFGPIGPQLLGYLTCGADTSGVLTHGVTGGTVPQADVLNVGRTSRLATTAQRKAITARQDGICANPGCGSTFLEFHHVNWWNRDGGRTDLSNLVGICGGCHHLVHQNKLIIRADGHGGFTFHRSTGTIIDDHARITKQRVRDLIATIRHTAETGDNTEPRPTAPEPPPRPRIDTGWLTPLTPDQRSPGEQHLYAHLDLHRGTS; translated from the coding sequence ATGTTCGAGCCGCAGACCTACACCCGCCTCCGCGACCTCGCGGGTCGGGCTGCGAACGCTTCCGATGCCGTTGGTCTTGCGACTGATGAGCAGCTTTGTGGCGCACTTCGGGATCTGCAGTCGGCACTGGATCTGCTCGACGGGGTACGCGCCTCCCTGTTCGCGCAGTTGAAGGAGTCTGAGGCCCACAAGTCCGACGGCGCCTCCACGGTCGCCGGGTGGGCCCGCCAAGAGTTGCGGATGGGGCTCGGCGAGTCACGCCGTCACACCAAAGCCGGCCAGACCCTCAAGACGTTGCCGAAGGTTGCCGCCGCTCTGGATGCCGGGACGATTCGGGGTGCGCATGTCGACGAGTTCACCGTCGGCGTCACCAAGGTCGGCGTCGACATCATGACGAACCTGCAAGACGTACTGCTGCCGATCGCCCGCGAGTGTGAGCCCCGGGATCTGCGGGTGGCGATCAACGAACTCAACGACATCGTGAACTGCGAAGAACGCGATAAGGCGTACCAGCGGGGCATGAACAAACGCGACATCCGGGTCGACAAATGCGGTGACGGCTACTACGTCTCCGGGATGCTCGACCCCGTCACCGGAGCAAAGTTCTCCCAATGGCTCAAAACCGTGTCAATGCCCGAATACGACGGCGACGACCGCCCACCCTCCGACCGCCGCGTCGACGGACTCGGACGGATGCTCGACGACCAAAACACCCCACCACCACCAGAAGACAACCAGCAGCAGACCTCAGACGAGCAGCCCGGTGAGCAGGAAGAGCAGCAGCCCGGGCAGGAGCCGTCGAGGCCGCGCCGGCGTGCCGACACCACCCTGCTCGTCCTCGCCGACCTCGAAACCCTCCTGCGCCTCCCCGGCGCCCGTCCGGCCACCCTCGTCGGGTTCGGACCCATCGGCCCGCAACTCCTCGGCTACCTCACCTGCGGAGCCGATACATCAGGTGTCCTCACCCACGGGGTCACTGGCGGCACGGTCCCGCAGGCCGACGTCCTCAACGTCGGGCGTACCAGCCGCCTCGCCACGACAGCGCAACGCAAAGCGATCACCGCCCGACAAGACGGCATCTGCGCGAACCCCGGCTGCGGATCCACGTTCCTGGAGTTCCACCACGTCAACTGGTGGAACCGCGACGGCGGGCGTACCGACCTGTCCAATTTGGTCGGAATCTGCGGCGGCTGCCACCACCTCGTCCACCAAAACAAGCTCATCATCCGAGCCGACGGGCACGGCGGCTTCACGTTCCACCGCTCCACCGGCACGATCATCGACGACCACGCCCGCATCACCAAACAACGCGTCCGCGACCTCATCGCCACAATCCGCCACACCGCCGAAACCGGCGACAACACCGAACCAAGACCGACAGCACCGGAGCCACCACCCAGGCCACGGATCGACACCGGCTGGCTCACCCCACTCACACCAGACCAACGATCACCCGGCGAACAACACCTCTACGCTCACCTCGACCTGCACCGGGGCACGTCTTAG
- a CDS encoding 4a-hydroxytetrahydrobiopterin dehydratase — MSEILSNEQLHAAMAEHPHWEVREGMLVRSVQASTFPEGIRLVDAVAERAEAAQHHPDIDIRWTTVTFALTTHSEGGITAKDVEMAAQIDTLIDG, encoded by the coding sequence ATGAGCGAGATCCTGAGCAACGAACAGCTCCACGCGGCAATGGCAGAACACCCCCACTGGGAGGTTCGCGAGGGCATGCTCGTGCGCTCGGTGCAGGCGTCTACCTTCCCCGAGGGCATTCGGCTGGTCGACGCGGTCGCAGAACGCGCCGAGGCCGCTCAGCATCATCCCGATATCGACATCCGCTGGACCACCGTGACGTTTGCGCTGACGACTCACTCCGAGGGTGGCATCACCGCGAAAGACGTCGAGATGGCCGCCCAGATCGACACCCTCATCGACGGCTGA